One Cellulomonas soli DNA window includes the following coding sequences:
- a CDS encoding DEAD/DEAH box helicase, with protein sequence MTTTTASSVQAVDVSFADFDVRPEIVASLAEAGITHPFPIQAMTLPVALSGHDIIGQAKTGTGKTLGFGVPLLHRVIAPGEEGYEDLAAPGKPQALVVVPTRELAVQVAGDLQAASRKRAVRILQVYGGRAYEPQIEALNSGVDVVVGTPGRMIDLLKQRHLDLSYAKEVVLDEADEMLDLGFLPDVETLLGATPASRHTMLFSATMPGAVVAMARRYMTQPTHIRAADPDDDGRATVKNIKQVVYRAHALDKVELLARILQARGRGLTIVFARTKRTAAKVADELAERGFASGAIHGDLGQGAREQALRAFRNGKVDVLVATDVAARGIDVDDVTHVVNYQCPEDEKTYLHRTGRTGRAGNKGTAVTFVDWDDIPRWGLIDKALELGIPAPVETYSSSPHVYSDLDIPEGTKGRLPKAQQTRAGLAAEALEDLGETGKHGGTKPAQGGSGRQGDRQGDRQSDRQGRRDQARGGERRREGEGSSRRRGGRTVAGDAGAPAAARTEETTAPSVAAPTVAPTSAAPDATGAEGEGGANRRRRRRRRPGGAGEGTSSTAAAPVTE encoded by the coding sequence GTGACCACCACCACCGCCTCCTCCGTGCAGGCAGTCGACGTGTCCTTCGCGGACTTCGACGTCCGCCCCGAGATCGTGGCCTCGCTCGCCGAGGCCGGCATCACCCACCCGTTCCCCATCCAGGCGATGACGCTGCCCGTCGCGCTGTCCGGCCACGACATCATCGGCCAGGCCAAGACCGGTACCGGCAAGACCCTCGGCTTCGGCGTCCCGCTGCTGCACCGCGTGATCGCCCCCGGCGAGGAGGGCTACGAGGACCTGGCCGCGCCCGGCAAGCCGCAGGCCCTGGTCGTCGTGCCGACCCGTGAGCTGGCCGTCCAGGTGGCCGGCGACCTGCAGGCCGCCTCGCGCAAGCGCGCCGTGCGGATCCTGCAGGTGTACGGGGGCCGCGCGTACGAGCCGCAGATCGAGGCGCTGAACTCCGGCGTCGACGTCGTCGTCGGCACCCCGGGCCGCATGATCGACCTGCTCAAGCAGCGTCACCTCGACCTCTCGTACGCCAAGGAGGTCGTGCTCGACGAGGCCGACGAGATGCTCGACCTGGGCTTCCTGCCCGACGTCGAGACCCTGCTGGGCGCGACCCCGGCCTCGCGGCACACCATGCTCTTCTCGGCGACCATGCCCGGCGCGGTCGTCGCGATGGCCCGCCGCTACATGACGCAGCCGACGCACATCCGCGCCGCCGACCCGGACGACGACGGTCGCGCCACGGTCAAGAACATCAAGCAGGTCGTCTACCGCGCGCACGCCCTGGACAAGGTCGAGCTGCTCGCGCGGATCCTGCAGGCGCGCGGCCGCGGCCTGACCATCGTGTTCGCACGCACCAAGCGGACCGCGGCGAAGGTGGCCGACGAGCTGGCCGAGCGCGGTTTCGCCTCGGGCGCGATCCACGGCGACCTGGGCCAGGGCGCCCGCGAGCAGGCGCTGCGCGCGTTCCGCAACGGCAAGGTCGACGTGCTGGTCGCCACCGACGTCGCCGCGCGCGGCATCGACGTGGACGACGTGACGCACGTCGTGAACTACCAGTGCCCCGAGGACGAGAAGACCTACCTGCACCGCACGGGCCGCACCGGTCGCGCCGGGAACAAGGGCACGGCCGTCACGTTCGTCGACTGGGACGACATCCCCCGCTGGGGCCTGATCGACAAGGCGCTCGAGCTGGGCATCCCGGCCCCGGTCGAGACGTACTCGAGCTCGCCGCACGTCTACTCCGACCTCGACATCCCCGAGGGCACCAAGGGCCGCCTGCCGAAGGCGCAGCAGACGCGCGCCGGCCTGGCCGCCGAGGCGCTCGAGGACCTGGGCGAGACCGGCAAGCACGGTGGCACGAAGCCCGCGCAGGGCGGCTCGGGCCGTCAGGGCGACCGTCAGGGCGACCGGCAGAGCGACCGGCAGGGCCGCCGCGACCAGGCTCGTGGCGGGGAGCGTCGCCGGGAGGGCGAGGGCTCCTCGCGCCGCCGCGGCGGACGCACCGTGGCCGGCGACGCCGGGGCGCCGGCAGCAGCGCGCACCGAGGAGACGACGGCACCGTCCGTCGCCGCCCCGACCGTCGCGCCGACGAGCGCCGCACCCGACGCGACCGGGGCCGAGGGCGAGGGCGGCGCGAACCGCCGTCGCCGTCGCCGCCGCCGTCCGGGTGGCGCCGGCGAGGGCACCTCGAGCACGGCGGCGGCACCCGTCACGGAGTGA
- a CDS encoding DUF418 domain-containing protein, with protein MSDSAGIEPTQLSLLPPPPAAPSSAPAVPVPLPLAQRNLAPDLARGMMLLFIAVANVWGYLYGGPTGYGHRPVDGSTLDHVVDAVVAWFVDDRSRPMFAILYGYGLAMMASRALARGTEPKAVRRLLRRRSWWLVALGTLHATLLFNGDILAPYGVTGLVALMLVGRRSVVLRRWFVVSFVTGMATYLLMAASSAGSEDAAGPQVTAGYLESAVERLIGSLMSTAGVGLLMVFVAPVIVGMALHGAGWLDRPQDHVARLRRVVLWALAVNLVGNAPHALAVAGVWTPGTRTRLALELVHEATGLVMGLGYVCLFALVAVRWRGRSAPAPVRAVAAVGQRSMTCYLLQSVMLAPLLSAWGFGLGGRIGTAAASAIAVTVWLVTIGVAVLLDRAGRRGPFEVLLRRLTYGRPRAAVPSSGPAATVGVLTP; from the coding sequence ATGTCCGATTCTGCCGGCATCGAGCCGACCCAGCTGTCACTGCTGCCCCCGCCACCTGCGGCGCCGTCGTCGGCCCCGGCCGTCCCCGTCCCGCTGCCCCTCGCGCAGCGGAACCTGGCGCCCGACCTCGCGCGCGGCATGATGCTGCTGTTCATCGCCGTCGCGAACGTCTGGGGCTACCTCTACGGCGGTCCGACCGGCTACGGGCACCGCCCCGTCGACGGCTCCACGCTCGACCACGTGGTCGACGCCGTCGTCGCGTGGTTCGTGGACGACAGGTCCCGGCCCATGTTCGCGATCCTCTACGGCTACGGCCTGGCCATGATGGCCTCACGGGCCCTGGCGCGGGGCACCGAGCCGAAGGCCGTGCGCCGCCTGCTGCGACGACGCAGCTGGTGGCTCGTGGCCCTCGGGACCCTGCACGCCACGCTGCTGTTCAACGGCGACATCCTCGCGCCCTACGGGGTCACCGGGCTGGTCGCGCTCATGCTCGTCGGGCGTCGGTCGGTCGTGCTGCGCCGGTGGTTCGTGGTCTCGTTCGTCACCGGCATGGCCACCTACCTGCTCATGGCCGCCTCGTCCGCGGGCTCGGAGGACGCCGCAGGCCCGCAGGTCACCGCCGGCTACCTGGAGTCCGCGGTCGAGCGTCTGATCGGCTCCCTGATGTCGACGGCGGGTGTCGGGCTCCTGATGGTGTTCGTCGCCCCCGTGATCGTCGGCATGGCGCTGCACGGCGCCGGGTGGCTCGACCGGCCGCAGGACCACGTGGCCCGGCTGCGCCGGGTGGTGCTGTGGGCGCTCGCGGTGAACCTCGTGGGCAACGCGCCGCACGCGCTGGCCGTGGCGGGGGTGTGGACGCCGGGCACGCGGACGCGCCTCGCGCTCGAGCTCGTGCACGAGGCCACCGGACTGGTGATGGGCCTGGGCTACGTGTGCCTGTTCGCGCTCGTCGCCGTGCGGTGGCGGGGCCGGTCGGCGCCTGCGCCCGTCCGGGCCGTGGCGGCCGTGGGGCAGCGGTCGATGACCTGCTACCTGCTGCAGTCGGTCATGCTCGCCCCGCTGCTCAGCGCGTGGGGGTTCGGCCTGGGTGGCCGCATCGGCACGGCGGCCGCCTCGGCGATCGCCGTGACCGTCTGGCTCGTCACGATCGGTGTCGCGGTGCTGCTGGACCGGGCCGGGCGGCGCGGACCGTTCGAGGTGCTGCTGCGTCGGCTGACCTACGGTCGCCCACGCGCAGCGGTCCCCTCGTCGGGTCCGGCCGCCACGGTCGGTGTGCTCACTCCGTGA